One segment of Acropora muricata isolate sample 2 chromosome 8, ASM3666990v1, whole genome shotgun sequence DNA contains the following:
- the LOC136924776 gene encoding uncharacterized protein codes for MRQRNLIAAITLAILDAIITGAFSGKCQRQIYEVTGLTGTIESPGYPQNYNPNQTCIWRIVAKEGFRVHIHFDPRFYVTSTPSCRDDFVVISTRRQRFNDRRVVRNSRDSVVFCGNQKPSNVSSPANELWIRFKSKHGGHRGFRAWYSAEEDIVLSFSKKRYRASLSTRAGPGTTVVTVRAKTKSRHIPVRYSVLSVNDKPYSKKTALFTVDQVTGTISVRRRIRKKATYHVRVEARVNENFFASVMVIIRVVIFNNKTNPRPNQGLRFSSPIYSVIIPFSAPIGQTILHLRVEKSKRLRKSMVSYSVESIHPYRKKPLFSIDPWKGSLKVNSELPQLDHGHDKPISFVLQVAARIQDNERNVLTTTQVSVVVVPEYAGNDFVQSSLAVVKNMSMAADSSKKLMFRKTETSRGRQEFSLHRIFRRLSPEARRVSKADLRFSEIIRELKREVAHHLLDNRARMGAISVRLGPSSIASANKLSEILKETNCSFPEVNCSDTEYHAQYRTFDGTCNNLENPLWGAAATPFTRMLDPLYYDANGLSDPVGFPDQPFAPFLPSPHLVSKRYVIHVKEAKGNEREYSHMLMQWGQFLDHDISFTAESEGSEKCFLPNCDGSTVDFEPPCFPIMYADGSSCTMFTRSAATCQSDKENITPREQLNTITAFIDGSQIYGSSTEVAQRLRDLNSEKGFLKLSRPRYLLPFVERPFDPPLNLCQLFGGCFNAGDFRVNEQIALVSMHTLWVREHNRIAESLGQMNKHWDAEKLYHETRKIVGAVLQHITYSHYLPKILGINALPLYQGYTNVHPGVLNAFAASAFRFGHSTVRPKFQMLDANYDPVAADVPLINAFFNNKLIQREGIEPVLLGLLANESLGMNREMAAGLTKHLFQQPESDHGFDLAALNIQRGRDHGLPGYGAWRRECNLSHADIFQETNYEIKNATTRQILHELYDDVEYADLWVAGLAENPLPEAIVGPTLHCILKEQFRRLRDGDRFWYERKGVFTDEQVNEIKKTSMSRILCDNVFGIVSVQRDAFIAATDELKRVECTDIPQMNLSKWKQSRRSYLQAYGGWSHWVYTVRKPTGSWATALASDLCPGSVVDIECQLADGLPAKSSGQVIHCKERIGVYCRNSEQIGNNGICTDYRFRFLCSTIEKPLSRESIVQTTPAVDISPKAQCDTGRHPTDFPLPFDTAQFVTISHAYKSERKTEFMIAGKKKGQSKMRFLISFDTRKIPRRAIVHSAKLYLYLEGFRGINEPKEPTVVSLNSLEAYQIISTDWEPTNTTSVIPWHQDFLGIGKDVTKNRLAESDSLQPGEQHRWVYLDIQHAVRNWQIRQQPNYGLMLKLKKETSANAVMRFASSNHPLKHLHPKLIVCLTVPPW; via the exons ATGCGGCAAAGAAATCTTATAGCTGCCATCACGTT AGCTATCCTTGATGCAATAATTACCGGAGCTTTTTCGG GGAAATGTCAACGCCAAATCTATGAAGTTACAGGACTGACTGGTACAATAGAATCACCTGGGTATCCACAGAATTACAATCCAAACCAAACTTGTATATGGCGCATTGTGGCGAAAGAGGGTTTCAGGGTGCACATTCATTTTGATCCGCGCTTTTACGTCACTAGCACGCCGTCTTGTCGCGATGATTTTGTTGTGATCAGCACTCGAAGGCAAAGATTCAATGATCGTCGAGTTGTTCGCAATAGCAGGGATTCGGTGGTGTTTTGCGGCAACCAGAAACCCAGCAATGTTAGTTCTCCAGCTAACGAGTTGTGGATTCGTTTCAAATCGAAGCATGGTGGTCACAGAGGTTTCAGAGCATGGTACAGTGCCGAAG aggACATCGtcctttcattttcaaagaaaagataCCGCGCATCACTGTCAACGAGAGCTGGGCCTGGAACCACAGTCGTCACTGTCCGTGCAAAAACAAAGAGCAGGCACATTCCTGTCAGATACTCAGTACTCTCGGTAAACGACAAGCCTTACAGTAAGAAGACTGCATTATTCACTGTGGACCAAGTCACAG GCACAATCTCTGTTCGTCGCAGGATAAGAAAGAAAGCTACATATCATGTGCGAGTTGAGGCACGCGTCAATGAGAACTTTTTCGCCTCCGTCATGGTTATCATCAGAGTGGTAATTTTTAATAACAAAACAAATCCTCGCCCAAATCAAGGGCTACGGTTTTCCAGTCCTATTTATTCGGTCATCATTCCATTTAGCGCTCCGATTGGTCAGACTATTTTACACCTGAGAGTCGAGAAAAGTAAACGATTGCGCAAAAGTATGGTGAGTTATAGCGTAGAATCTATCCATCCGTACCGAAAGAAACCTTTGTTCAGCATCGACCCTTGGAAAGGTTCTCTAAAAGTCAACAGCGAATTACCACAGCTTGATCACGGTCACGACAAACCGATCAGCTTTGTGTTGCAAGTCGCGGCCAGGATTCAGGACAATGAACGGAATGTCTTAACGACAACACAAGTCTCAGTAGTAGTAGTACCAGAGTATGCCGGCAATGATTTCGTGCAGTCTTCGCTTGCCGTAGTGAAGAACATGTCGATGGCTGCGGACAGCTCTAAAAAGCTGATGTTCCGCAAAACTGAAACATCGCGTGGTAGACAAGAATTTTCCTTGCATCGCATCTTCCGCCGACTATCCCCTGAAGCTCGAAGAGTGTCAAAGGCTGACTTACGCTTCAGTGAAATAATCAGAGAGTTAAAGCGTGAAGTTGCACATCATCTGTTAG ATAACCGCGCACGCATGGGAGCCATTTCCGTAAGACTTGGACCAAGCTCCATTGCTTCAGCCAACAAATTGTCTGagattctgaaagaaacaaactgCAGTTTCCCCGAAGTAAACTGTTCCGATACTGAATATCACGCTCAATACAGAACATTTGATGGAACCTGCAACAACCTTGAAAACCCTTTATGGGGAGCGGCCGCCACTCCATTTACACGAATGTTGGATCCACTTTACTATGATGCAAATGGTTTGTCAGATCCTGTTGGCTTTCCTGATCAGCCATTTGCACCTTTTCTTCCTTCACCGCACCTTGTCAGCAAAAGATATGTGATTCATGTTAAGGAGGCTAAGGGAAACGAGAGAGAGTACTCACACATGCTCATGCAGTGGGGACAATTCTTGGACCATGATATATCTTTCACGGCGGAAAGTGAAGgcagtgaaaaatgtttcttgCCAAA CTGTGATGGGTCAACAGTTGATTTTGAACCTCCCTGCTTTCCGATTATGTATGCAGATGGATCTTCATGTACTATGTTTACGCGGTCCGCTGCCACCTGTCAAAGCGATAAAGAAAACATAACACCCAGGGAACAGCTCAACACAATCACTGCATTTATAGATGGATCGCAAATATATGGCTCGAGCACGGAGGTTGCTCAACGTCTCCGCGATCTGAATT CAGAAAAGGGATTTTTGAAGTTATCTCGTCCAAGATACCTTCTACCATTTGTGGAAAGACCTTTTGATCCTCCCCTGAACCTGTGTCAACTGTTCGGTGGTTGTTTCAATGCTGGTGATTTTAGAGTCAACGAACAGATTGCTCTCGTGTCAATGCACACTTTATGGGTTCGAGAACATAACCGAATAGCAGAAAGTTTAGGACAAATGAATAAACACTGGGATGCCGAAAAACTTTATCATGAAACTAGAAAAATAGTGGGAGCAGTGCTTCAGCATATTACGTATAGCCACTACTTACCTAAAATCCTCGGTATAAATGCATTGCCTCTGTACCAAGGATACACCAATGTACATCCTGGCGTCTTAAATGCATTTGCTGCTTCTGCGTTCAGATTCGGTCACAGTACAGTCAGACCAAAGTTTCAAATGCTTGACGCCAACTACGATCCTGTTGCTGCGGATGTGCCTCTCATCAATGCTTTTTTCAATAACAAACTTATACAGAGAGAAGGTATTGAGCCGGTACTACTTGGACTTCTAGCCAATGAATCGCTTGGCATGAACAGGGAAATGGCAGCAGGGCTgactaaacatcttttccaGCAGCCGGAGTCAGATCATGGCTTTGACCTGGCAGCACTCAATATCCAGCGTGGTCGCGACCATGGCCTTCCAGGATATGGAGCGTGGAGGCGTGAGTGCAATTTGTCTCACGCAGacatttttcaagaaacaaactatgaaataaaaaatgctACGACACGACAGATTCTCCACGAACTGTATGACGATGTAGAGTATGCAGATCTATGGGTAGCCGGACTGGCAGAAAATCCACTTCCGGAGGCCATAGTTGGTCCTACGTTGCATTGCATTCTAAAAGAACAATTTCGTCGTCTGCGCGACGGAGACCGTTTCTGGTATGAGAGGAAAGGAGTATTTACCGATGAACAAGTGAATGAGATAAAAAAGACGTCGATGTCTCGAATACTATGCGATAACGTGTTTGGTATAGTATCTGTTCAACGAGATGCTTTCATTGCGGCTACGGACGAGCTCAAGCGTGTAGAATGTACCGACATTCCTCAAATGAACTTAAGCAAATGGAAGCAAAGTCGGCGCTCCTACCTTCAAGCAT ACGGTGGCTGGTCACATTGGGTTTACACCGTTAGAAAGCCCACAGGTTCATGGGCAACTGCATTAGCCAGTGATCTGTGCCCTGGATCTGTGGTCGATATTGAGTGTCAGCTGGCGGATGGTTTACCAGCCAAATCAAGTGGTCAGGTGATTCATTGTAAAGAGAGGATCGGTGTGTACTGCAGGAATAGTGAACAGATTGGCAACAACGGGATCTGCACCGACTACCGATTCCGATTTTTGTGTTCTACTATAGAAAAACCTC TTTCACGAGAGTCGATTGTTCAAACGACACCAGCTGTTGATATCAGTCCAAAGGCACAATGCGACACAG GAAGGCACCCAACTGACTTTCCTCTGCCGTTTGATACTGCTCAGTTCGTCACCATTTCACATGCGTACAAAAGCGAACGAAAAACTGAATTTATGATTGCTGGCAAGAAGAAGGGACAGTCCAAGATGCGCTTCCTAATATCCTTTGATACAAGGAAGATCCCACGAAGAGCCATAGTGCATTCTGCTAAGTTGTATCTTTACCTCGAAGGGTTTAGAGGTATTAATGAACCTAAAGAGCCAACAGTTGTTTCTCTCAATTCGCTGGAAGCTTACCAGATAATAAGCACAGACTGGGAGCCTACAAACACCACTAGTGTCATTCCATGGCATCAGGATTTCCTGGGGATAGGAAAAGATGTGACAAAGAATAG GCTGGCAGAGAGTGATAGCCTCCAACCAGGAGAACAGCACAGATGGGTTTACTTGGACATTCAACATGCCGTAAGGAACTGGCAAATCAGACAGCAGCCAAATTATGGACTTATGCTCAagctaaaaaaagaaacaagtgcCAATGCAGTTATGAGGTTCGCCTCGAGTAATCATCCTCTTAAACATCTGCATCCTAAACTCATCGTTTGTTTAACAGTTCCTCCTTGGTAA